A stretch of Streptomyces vietnamensis DNA encodes these proteins:
- a CDS encoding trypsin-like peptidase domain-containing protein, producing the protein MSDFDALVRPALVRIAAPGCGYDPHGDRYWGTGFFIAPGWVLTCAHVVAEGGSAVWKRKPVVGITWEDGKTTRETTGTVVLALPLPDRPEDPPDRWAFPDIALISVPGTGKASCVRLSERPTVRPTARPVRVSLHGWSRETGELGVRTVHGEMNGSDGQALVTDVMPVEGCSGGPVVDRDQGAVVGINKGRGRDGGAVVPVTALRRLHDLPGGEKMAEALRAHDRHHLVRYRSLDDRPDWTRAQGRLPGASGVSPGLRTQLYGHFAELPAPTAPGEILDLIDQVKAWIRDDDLPDALEDDPRTWSEGAGVLRGLRAPHRDVHDLERDALLLYAAHVARQVSGRYGERADTTGLTRWIVDESGDADRHLRREIDRLVTPGRSPSLSVREPRARADVLLEIDTPRYDRRYPWRVKLLLDGQTVTPLHCDDRGVERARLKETLREPLADALRRGDSGAHLAAVEAVLPRELFDEPLDTWRLEPPHGPDDAWTTTLGQRRIVVIRDARRHDLEPAPEWRERWEAGERGPLHAAPLRAEVPGAGPDAHTPRVRRETWAETYDRLREAEGGTVPVYCGPVGSGDGLMAMNAALAAGHPMALWRTGAHDHTDCAEFHERAERLLAGAVTAWDIRGPVRSLRTRAQDRAAGPEARAAYAWAESIAVLLDPPDRPPHAGRLEAPPLLGEGDQ; encoded by the coding sequence ATGAGCGACTTCGACGCTCTCGTGCGCCCCGCACTGGTACGCATCGCAGCCCCCGGCTGCGGGTATGACCCGCACGGCGACCGGTACTGGGGCACCGGCTTCTTCATCGCCCCCGGCTGGGTGCTGACCTGCGCCCATGTGGTGGCCGAGGGGGGAAGCGCGGTGTGGAAGAGGAAGCCGGTCGTCGGCATCACCTGGGAGGACGGCAAGACCACCCGCGAGACCACGGGCACCGTCGTGCTCGCGCTGCCGCTCCCCGACCGGCCCGAGGACCCGCCCGACCGATGGGCCTTCCCCGACATCGCGCTCATCAGCGTGCCCGGCACGGGGAAGGCGTCCTGCGTGCGCCTCAGCGAACGCCCCACCGTCCGGCCCACCGCCCGGCCGGTCCGCGTCAGCCTGCACGGCTGGTCCCGGGAGACCGGCGAGCTCGGAGTGCGCACCGTCCACGGCGAGATGAACGGCAGCGACGGACAGGCGCTCGTCACCGACGTCATGCCCGTCGAGGGCTGCTCCGGCGGCCCGGTCGTCGACCGCGACCAGGGCGCCGTCGTCGGCATCAACAAGGGACGCGGCCGCGACGGCGGCGCCGTCGTCCCCGTCACCGCCCTGCGCCGGCTGCACGACCTCCCGGGCGGGGAGAAGATGGCCGAGGCGCTGCGCGCCCACGACCGCCACCACCTCGTCCGCTACCGCTCCCTGGACGACCGGCCCGACTGGACCCGCGCCCAGGGCCGGCTGCCCGGAGCGAGCGGCGTCAGCCCCGGGCTTCGCACCCAGCTGTACGGGCACTTCGCCGAACTGCCCGCGCCCACCGCGCCCGGCGAGATCCTGGACCTGATCGACCAGGTCAAGGCCTGGATCAGGGACGACGACCTGCCGGACGCCCTGGAGGACGATCCGCGCACCTGGAGCGAGGGCGCCGGAGTCCTCCGCGGACTGCGCGCGCCCCACAGGGACGTCCACGATCTCGAACGGGACGCCCTCCTGCTGTACGCGGCGCACGTCGCCCGGCAGGTCTCCGGGCGGTACGGCGAGCGGGCGGACACCACCGGCCTCACCCGCTGGATCGTCGACGAGTCGGGCGACGCCGACCGCCACCTCCGGCGCGAGATCGACCGGCTCGTCACCCCCGGCCGGTCCCCGTCCCTCTCCGTACGCGAACCCCGCGCGCGTGCCGACGTCCTCCTGGAGATCGACACCCCCCGCTACGACCGGCGGTACCCCTGGCGGGTCAAGCTCCTCCTGGACGGGCAGACCGTCACCCCGCTCCACTGCGACGACCGGGGCGTCGAGCGGGCCCGGCTCAAGGAGACCCTGCGCGAGCCGCTCGCGGACGCCCTGCGGCGCGGCGACAGCGGAGCCCATCTCGCCGCCGTGGAGGCGGTGCTGCCGCGCGAGCTCTTCGACGAACCCCTCGACACCTGGCGGCTCGAACCGCCCCACGGCCCCGACGACGCCTGGACGACCACCCTCGGCCAGCGCAGGATCGTGGTCATCCGCGACGCCCGCCGCCACGACCTGGAACCGGCTCCCGAATGGCGCGAGCGCTGGGAGGCCGGGGAGCGCGGGCCCCTGCACGCGGCCCCGCTGCGCGCCGAGGTGCCCGGCGCGGGCCCGGACGCCCACACCCCGCGCGTACGCCGGGAGACCTGGGCGGAGACGTACGACCGGCTGCGCGAGGCCGAGGGCGGCACCGTCCCCGTCTACTGCGGTCCGGTCGGCAGCGGCGACGGCCTCATGGCGATGAACGCGGCACTCGCCGCCGGCCACCCGATGGCCCTCTGGCGGACCGGCGCCCACGACCACACCGACTGCGCGGAGTTCCACGAGCGCGCCGAGCGGCTGCTCGCCGGCGCCGTCACCGCCTGGGACATACGCGGCCCGGTCCGCTCCCTGCGCACCCGCGCCCAGGACCGGGCGGCCGGCCCCGAGGCGCGCGCCGCCTACGCCTGGGCCGAGTCCATCGCCGTCCTCCTGGACCCGCCGGACCGCCCACCGCACGCGGGGCGTCTGGAGGCCCCGCCGCTGTTGGGGGAGGGGGACCAGTGA
- a CDS encoding HEXXH motif domain-containing protein: MIAAPPDPAVLAGLATTRPGPAGASFLRAGLHARRLLLLKTLLVRVQRHRETVASGALRAFEAGWLLLERAERAHPDVVRAVLDYPTTGAWLAAALTAPPGAAFDRHLAHLEPLAVTAALRAGLSVDLVVEAPGGVLPLPGVGRVEAGGPGRLRIDARSRSVRIGGGDGTGSRAVLRRHAHGPGGRLTGSGPGWRGLCALPGGATRLEDLDPYRLPPDMGMPPRAAADRADTDHAGWAARWTAARGLLRGTDRARAVEVGRSVDVVVPLVPRGTRSIGVTLSAAPGAILMTPAAGAVDMAETLVHELQHSKLAMLHELVPLHRSHSPDRPAPAYRVGWRRDPRPVGGVLQGAYAHLALADLWHRAARAPRASGVPGQWRVRSAQQFDHVHDQVAEALAVLLESDELTNEGREFVRQMRQHHASLGSGRRALG; encoded by the coding sequence GTGATCGCCGCCCCGCCGGACCCGGCAGTTCTCGCAGGTCTCGCCACCACGCGCCCCGGACCGGCCGGGGCGTCCTTTCTGCGAGCCGGGCTGCACGCCCGCCGACTGCTCCTGCTCAAGACCCTCCTGGTGCGGGTCCAGCGCCACCGCGAGACGGTGGCGTCTGGGGCGCTGCGCGCCTTCGAGGCGGGCTGGCTCCTGCTCGAACGGGCCGAGCGCGCCCACCCGGACGTCGTCCGCGCCGTCCTGGACTACCCGACCACCGGGGCCTGGCTCGCCGCCGCGCTCACCGCACCGCCCGGAGCCGCCTTCGACCGCCACCTCGCCCATCTCGAACCGCTCGCCGTCACCGCCGCCCTGCGCGCCGGGCTGTCGGTGGACCTGGTCGTCGAGGCCCCCGGCGGGGTGCTCCCGCTCCCCGGCGTGGGGCGGGTCGAGGCGGGCGGCCCGGGGCGGCTCCGGATCGACGCCCGATCCCGCTCGGTGCGGATCGGGGGCGGGGACGGTACGGGCTCCCGCGCCGTGCTCCGCCGCCACGCGCACGGCCCCGGGGGGAGGCTGACGGGCAGCGGTCCCGGCTGGCGCGGGCTGTGCGCCCTGCCCGGCGGCGCGACCCGGTTGGAGGACCTCGACCCGTACCGGCTGCCGCCGGACATGGGCATGCCGCCCCGGGCCGCGGCCGACCGCGCCGACACCGACCACGCCGGCTGGGCCGCCCGCTGGACCGCGGCCCGCGGTCTGCTGCGCGGGACGGACCGGGCCCGCGCGGTCGAGGTGGGCCGCTCGGTGGACGTCGTCGTGCCGCTCGTCCCGCGCGGGACGAGGTCCATCGGGGTCACCCTGAGCGCCGCGCCCGGGGCCATCCTCATGACGCCCGCAGCCGGTGCCGTGGACATGGCCGAGACCCTCGTCCACGAACTGCAGCACAGCAAGCTCGCCATGCTCCACGAGCTGGTCCCGCTCCACCGGTCCCACTCGCCCGACCGGCCCGCCCCCGCCTACCGCGTCGGCTGGCGCAGGGACCCCCGGCCGGTCGGCGGAGTCCTCCAGGGCGCCTACGCCCACCTGGCGCTCGCCGACCTGTGGCACCGGGCCGCCCGGGCCCCCCGCGCCTCCGGCGTACCCGGGCAGTGGCGCGTACGGTCCGCGCAACAGTTCGACCATGTCCACGATCAGGTGGCCGAAGCCCTTGCGGTACTGCTTGAATCCGATGAACTGACCAACGAGGGAAGGGAGTTCGTCCGGCAAATGAGGCAGCACCATGCGAGCCTCGGCTCCGGCCGGCGAGCCCTTGGGTAA
- a CDS encoding DUF6104 family protein, translating to MYFTDRGIEELEKRRGEEEVTFEWLAEQLRTFVDLNPDFEVPVERLATWLARLDDDEDDEE from the coding sequence ATGTACTTCACCGACCGTGGCATCGAGGAACTGGAGAAGCGGCGCGGCGAGGAGGAGGTCACCTTCGAGTGGCTCGCCGAGCAGCTGCGGACGTTCGTCGACCTCAACCCCGACTTCGAGGTGCCGGTCGAGCGCCTCGCGACCTGGCTGGCCCGTCTGGACGACGACGAGGACGACGAGGAGTAG
- a CDS encoding CU044_2847 family protein: MALGIARIRLDDGTPVWARVSDAEELNRGGGFQDTGVRDRVVSMAGGLTDVVRGVVGSLRAGLDPQGPVEVAVSFGIELSAQSGKVIGVLADGAGKASVNVSLTWTEPGPAAPAPAAGSSPAAEPGPTATRAPATAPGPTAGPDPAPAPPLPSARPAADEVA, from the coding sequence GTGGCACTGGGGATCGCTCGGATTCGACTGGACGACGGCACGCCCGTCTGGGCACGGGTCAGCGACGCGGAGGAACTCAACAGAGGCGGCGGCTTCCAGGACACCGGCGTCAGGGACCGGGTGGTCTCGATGGCCGGCGGGCTCACGGACGTGGTGCGCGGGGTCGTCGGCTCCCTGCGCGCCGGCCTCGACCCGCAGGGGCCGGTGGAGGTCGCCGTCAGCTTCGGCATCGAACTGTCGGCGCAGTCGGGCAAGGTGATCGGCGTCCTCGCGGACGGCGCGGGCAAGGCCTCCGTGAACGTCTCCCTCACCTGGACCGAACCGGGCCCGGCGGCCCCCGCCCCGGCCGCCGGGTCGAGCCCGGCCGCCGAGCCGGGCCCGACGGCGACCCGGGCGCCCGCGACAGCCCCGGGCCCGACAGCCGGACCGGACCCCGCACCCGCGCCCCCACTGCCCAGCGCACGCCCGGCGGCCGACGAGGTCGCATGA
- a CDS encoding AAA family ATPase yields the protein MNDWRIYRGAGLPHDEIRRLPAPPPWRDFSTGGADDTLAGSDRRLGVKRRLVQNHHPRPEETDAVNAALYLRRPLLVTGNPGTGKSTLAHAVAHELRLGRVLRWPIVSRSTLQDGLYRYDAIGRLQDVQLERAQAGAPAAAAPAGIGSYIRLGPLGTALLPSEQPRVLLIDELDKSDLDLPNDLLNALEEGEFAIPELERLADREPVVEVLSDDGRKVPVYGGRIRCTTFPFIVLTSNGERDFPAALLRRCIRLELEPPGEEQLGAMIEAHLGTDAAAGDGEQGLVQRFLNREPGEVIATDQLLNALYLTQHASRAERVTRERIADMLMQPLDQPR from the coding sequence GTGAACGATTGGCGGATCTACCGTGGTGCCGGTCTTCCGCACGACGAGATACGGCGCCTGCCCGCCCCGCCGCCCTGGCGGGACTTCTCGACGGGCGGTGCCGACGACACCCTCGCCGGCTCCGACCGGCGGCTCGGAGTCAAACGCAGACTCGTCCAGAACCACCATCCCCGGCCCGAGGAGACCGACGCCGTCAATGCCGCCCTGTACCTGCGGCGGCCGCTCCTCGTCACCGGCAACCCCGGCACCGGCAAGTCCACCCTCGCGCACGCCGTCGCCCACGAACTCCGCCTCGGCCGGGTGCTGCGCTGGCCCATCGTCAGCCGCTCCACCCTCCAGGACGGCCTCTACCGGTACGACGCCATCGGCCGCCTCCAGGACGTCCAGCTGGAGCGCGCCCAGGCCGGAGCGCCCGCCGCCGCGGCCCCGGCCGGCATCGGCTCGTACATCCGGCTCGGACCGCTCGGCACCGCGCTGCTCCCCTCCGAGCAGCCCCGCGTGCTGCTCATCGACGAGCTCGACAAGAGCGACCTCGACCTGCCCAACGACCTCCTGAACGCCCTGGAGGAGGGCGAGTTCGCCATCCCCGAGCTGGAGCGGCTCGCCGACCGGGAGCCCGTCGTCGAGGTGCTCAGCGACGACGGCCGCAAGGTGCCGGTGTACGGCGGCCGGATCCGCTGCACCACCTTCCCCTTCATCGTGCTCACCTCCAACGGCGAACGGGACTTCCCCGCCGCCCTGTTGCGCCGCTGCATCCGCCTGGAGCTCGAACCGCCCGGCGAGGAGCAGCTCGGCGCCATGATCGAGGCCCACCTCGGGACCGACGCCGCCGCGGGCGACGGCGAACAGGGCCTCGTCCAGCGCTTCCTGAACCGCGAGCCCGGCGAGGTGATCGCCACCGACCAGCTCCTCAACGCCCTCTATCTGACCCAGCACGCCTCCCGTGCCGAACGGGTGACCAGGGAACGCATCGCCGACATGCTCATGCAACCTCTCGATCAGCCGAGGTGA
- a CDS encoding SAV_2336 N-terminal domain-related protein, translating to MHRMHLEELTRRLRAGGQDPTAEDIADALWLSRWLPGPSLEGPGADPPPDTAGDAPDTEARPAESRDPARPEDEAARGGAGRPAASEDAARESVSLHMKGGPGGPRGGAGRTERGATLPVRAPGANALPGLLGLQKALRPLRDYALAPPRPGEGTLDEEATAERSAAAGILTPVLRPVTGRHPDIQLLMDTGPAMVVWDRMVEELRQACQQSGAFRDVQVHRLYDTGEGPPLVTTTSGADGRPRLRPVDQLHDPTGRRLTLVVSDCVGPLWQRGAAQSFLRQWPRHSPLALVQPLPPRLWPRTALPAAPGVFQRSAAPGGHAVFRSDDEPWAAPASGRRAVPVLTPTPEAFASWSRLHTGHGGNTVRGWAAWLHPEPAGPRTPGTPRAPRGDEELLRAFRAGASPGALRLAVHLAAAPLTLPVMQLVQRAMLPDTGPMELAEVLLSGLLRRLPGPTPYPCFSYPPGIQQHLLGSLDPGAAALVLKHCSAYVERNFGQGMRNFPALAAARLAGTDTGTEADTAPGVDLGGRGTGSARTPDDTDEPLGPEGAETELFARIPARVLRFYHPDLVTPDPLTEARRLLEQGRGQSDPALLAGARERAEAALADEPVEARIVLGRALQAEAGTAAARRSERRRELLAEAADTLARAGELARPGDEAWAEARLELAVVHHALWRDTDEPEHLDAALAALAEDADRWPETTRHVLHLRRGRLLLARGDGAAAAGELTAALTLQESAAALLDLADALHLAEAGPDRIAPVLDRAEPLLGDGRALRLRFTTARARLYDAAGDGTAADAAYEEATLLAPADSEQRGRTLLTWGESLLRRAAAGTGTGPVDRAEGVLREALTRLPAGAPERATARTLIGSVLALRFHRAGFLPDLFESRHLLEQALRGTDDPGERAEIWLQLGRVRLELAETARDGVLGDALTAYRNAAEDSRTAHGDTPGTVTGARALHAQGAVLCLMGRPGRARTVLLTATAQWRRLTGELVEVDWGDVERTRALLAGLESARGQAGVPLTPDERRSVAPPWWPWTAG from the coding sequence ATGCACCGGATGCATCTGGAAGAGCTCACCCGCAGACTGCGGGCCGGCGGACAGGACCCGACCGCCGAGGACATCGCGGACGCCCTCTGGCTGTCCCGGTGGCTCCCCGGCCCCTCCCTGGAAGGGCCGGGGGCCGACCCGCCGCCGGACACGGCCGGGGACGCCCCCGACACCGAGGCGCGCCCCGCCGAGAGCCGGGACCCGGCCCGCCCCGAGGACGAGGCCGCACGGGGAGGGGCGGGCCGGCCGGCCGCGTCCGAGGACGCGGCCCGCGAGTCCGTCTCGCTCCACATGAAGGGCGGACCCGGCGGACCACGCGGCGGCGCGGGGCGTACGGAGCGGGGCGCCACCCTGCCCGTGCGCGCCCCCGGCGCGAACGCCCTGCCGGGACTCCTCGGCCTGCAGAAGGCGCTGCGCCCGCTGCGCGACTACGCCCTCGCCCCGCCCCGCCCCGGCGAGGGCACCCTCGACGAGGAGGCCACCGCCGAACGCAGCGCCGCCGCGGGCATCCTGACGCCCGTCCTGCGCCCCGTCACCGGCCGCCACCCCGACATCCAGCTCCTCATGGACACCGGCCCCGCCATGGTCGTCTGGGACCGCATGGTCGAGGAGCTCCGCCAGGCCTGCCAGCAGTCCGGCGCCTTCCGCGACGTCCAGGTGCACCGGCTGTACGACACCGGCGAAGGCCCCCCGCTCGTCACCACCACCTCCGGCGCCGACGGCCGGCCCCGGCTCCGCCCCGTCGACCAGCTCCACGACCCCACCGGACGCCGGCTCACCCTCGTCGTCAGCGACTGCGTCGGCCCCCTCTGGCAGCGCGGCGCCGCCCAGAGCTTCCTGCGCCAGTGGCCCCGGCACTCCCCGCTCGCCCTCGTCCAGCCGCTGCCGCCGCGCCTCTGGCCGCGCACCGCGCTCCCCGCCGCCCCCGGCGTCTTCCAGCGCTCCGCCGCCCCCGGCGGCCACGCCGTCTTCCGCTCCGACGACGAGCCCTGGGCAGCGCCCGCCTCCGGCCGCCGCGCCGTCCCCGTGCTCACCCCCACCCCCGAGGCCTTCGCCTCCTGGTCCCGGCTGCACACCGGCCACGGCGGCAACACCGTCCGCGGCTGGGCCGCCTGGCTCCACCCCGAACCGGCCGGGCCGCGCACGCCCGGCACCCCCCGCGCGCCCCGCGGCGACGAGGAGCTCCTGCGCGCCTTCCGGGCGGGCGCCTCCCCGGGGGCGCTGCGGCTCGCCGTCCACCTCGCGGCGGCCCCGCTGACCCTGCCCGTCATGCAGCTCGTCCAGCGCGCGATGCTGCCCGACACCGGCCCCATGGAGCTGGCCGAGGTCCTGCTCAGCGGGCTCCTGCGGCGGCTGCCGGGCCCCACCCCGTACCCCTGCTTCAGCTATCCGCCCGGCATCCAGCAGCACCTCCTCGGCTCGCTCGACCCCGGCGCCGCCGCCCTCGTCCTCAAACACTGCTCCGCCTATGTGGAGCGCAATTTCGGCCAGGGCATGCGGAACTTCCCGGCGCTCGCCGCCGCCCGCCTGGCCGGCACCGACACGGGTACGGAAGCCGACACGGCCCCGGGCGTCGACCTGGGCGGCCGGGGTACGGGGAGCGCCAGGACGCCCGACGACACCGACGAACCCCTCGGGCCCGAGGGCGCCGAGACCGAGCTGTTCGCGCGCATCCCCGCGCGCGTGCTCCGCTTCTACCACCCCGACCTCGTCACCCCCGACCCGCTCACCGAGGCCCGCCGCCTCCTCGAACAGGGCCGCGGCCAGTCCGACCCGGCCCTCCTCGCCGGCGCACGCGAGCGCGCCGAGGCGGCGCTCGCCGACGAACCCGTCGAGGCCCGGATCGTCCTCGGCCGCGCTCTCCAGGCCGAGGCCGGCACCGCCGCCGCCCGCCGCTCCGAGCGGCGCCGCGAACTCCTCGCCGAGGCCGCCGACACCCTGGCGCGCGCCGGGGAACTGGCGCGTCCGGGCGACGAGGCATGGGCCGAGGCACGGCTCGAACTCGCCGTCGTCCACCACGCGCTGTGGCGCGACACCGACGAGCCCGAACACCTCGACGCGGCCCTCGCCGCCCTCGCCGAGGACGCCGACCGCTGGCCCGAGACCACCCGCCACGTCCTCCACCTGCGCCGCGGCCGGCTGCTCCTCGCGCGCGGTGACGGCGCCGCGGCCGCCGGGGAGCTCACCGCCGCCCTCACCCTCCAGGAGAGCGCCGCCGCCCTCCTCGACCTCGCCGACGCCCTGCACCTCGCCGAGGCAGGACCCGACCGCATCGCGCCCGTGCTCGACCGCGCGGAACCGCTCCTCGGCGACGGCCGCGCCCTGCGGCTCCGCTTCACCACCGCCCGCGCCCGCCTCTACGACGCGGCCGGGGACGGCACCGCCGCCGACGCCGCCTACGAGGAGGCCACCCTGCTCGCCCCCGCCGACAGCGAACAGCGCGGCCGGACCCTGCTGACCTGGGGCGAATCGCTGCTGCGGCGTGCCGCAGCCGGCACCGGCACCGGCCCCGTCGACCGGGCCGAGGGGGTGCTGCGCGAGGCACTCACCCGGCTGCCCGCCGGCGCGCCCGAGCGGGCCACGGCGCGGACCCTGATCGGCAGCGTCCTCGCGCTCCGCTTCCACCGCGCCGGCTTCCTGCCCGACCTCTTCGAGAGCCGCCACCTCCTGGAACAGGCCCTCAGGGGCACCGACGACCCGGGGGAGCGTGCCGAGATCTGGCTGCAACTGGGACGGGTGCGCCTGGAGTTGGCCGAAACCGCACGGGACGGCGTACTCGGCGACGCCCTCACCGCCTACCGGAACGCCGCCGAGGACTCCCGTACCGCCCACGGCGACACCCCGGGCACGGTCACGGGCGCCCGCGCGTTGCACGCCCAGGGAGCGGTGCTCTGCCTCATGGGCCGCCCGGGGCGGGCCCGGACGGTGCTGCTCACCGCGACCGCGCAGTGGCGCCGTCTCACGGGGGAGTTGGTGGAGGTCGACTGGGGCGACGTCGAACGGACCCGGGCGCTGCTCGCCGGTCTCGAGAGCGCCAGGGGGCAGGCGGGTGTGCCGCTCACGCCCGACGAGCGCCGCAGTGTCGCACCGCCGTGGTGGCCCTGGACGGCTGGATAA